A region of the Prevotella melaninogenica genome:
AGCTGCGACTGCCGGTAGCAAAGGGAATATTCTCCTGCTGGTCGAAATCACATTCCTTACATTTATAGCGTTGCACCTTCATGCGGATAGTTACTCGCTTGCCACCTATGGGAAGTCCAATAAAGTCCCGCAGGCGATATCCGTTTTTCACAACAGAGCGAGCCCCACAACAAGGGCAACATCTTATTCGCTCTTTTGCTTGTACATGCAAAATAATTCTATTACCTTTGTATTCTTCACAAGTGCATTCGTGGGTGTAAAGACCCCCAAGCATGATATAGGAAACTGCTGTTCATCTTTGTACATTTGTTTGTGCTTATTCAAATATACAATATTTACAGCGGTTTCTTTTTTATTTTATCTATTTTATCACTCCAAATTCCTGAAGAACCACTAATTGGTACAATCTCTCCCAAACCATTCTCCTGAACTCCACAAGCTATTAAATTTGGGTCTCCTCCATACTTCAGTAATAAAGCAAGTATTTTACTTGAAGGTCTAGTAAAGCGACAAGCCAGTAACACAGCACTTTGTCCAAAGTATTTAGTGGAGTCATCATGTGCATTAGGATCAGCTCCCAGCTCTAATAATTTTTTAACGGATTCTATTTTATTAGTACTTGTTGCTAACATCAAAAGAGTCTGCTTGTACTTTGGATCTCGATAATCTACAGAAATATGCATCTGTAAAACTTGTTTAGAAATCTCTGTAGTATCTTCATCTTCAACAGCCTTTGCTAAAGACCATGCAGGCGTATATTTATACAACCTAAAATCATCTCCTAACATGTCGTTCACGTTAGGCTCGGTACACGAAGAACAAACAAACAATACTAAGAATAAAAGATGCTTCATATTTATAATAATTTTATTCTTTATATCTTAAAATACTTCCTATAAGTAAAATGAAAAAGCTTTCCATCTGTAGTTTTTTGAGAGTACTTATTTATAAGTTATACGTACGCTATCTACATAATATACATGGGGAAAAGGTTCCTTTATCAAGCATCGTACTACGATATGATTAATAACGGAGTCCCCGTAAATCTGATATAGGCTATCTGATTCTTGAGATGTTGGGATTCTTTGCTTACTTCCTTTACATTCTATTCTAAATCCACTACTTGCCCCCCTTCCTCCAGAACCCGTTGGAATATAATACAATACTGGGAGTTGTTTGGTGAGATAACCTTTCAAACTTCTGCTTCTCAAATCGCATATGCTATAAAAGACAAACCAGACTGCAAAAAACGCACAACCTACAACATAAGAGTAGTAATGCAGTTTATTCTTTATTTTAAGTATTATATAAGAAAATAAAAGAATCAAAATGTTTAATGATATCATATAGAAATATGTATCTATAATGACATTCGCTCCCATATAGAGTAGTATCCACAGCCCTGCTAAGGCCAAGAAACACCAAGTAGCTTCTTCCTTTAATATTTTTTTTAGATTCATC
Encoded here:
- a CDS encoding ankyrin repeat domain-containing protein, with protein sequence MKHLLFLVLFVCSSCTEPNVNDMLGDDFRLYKYTPAWSLAKAVEDEDTTEISKQVLQMHISVDYRDPKYKQTLLMLATSTNKIESVKKLLELGADPNAHDDSTKYFGQSAVLLACRFTRPSSKILALLLKYGGDPNLIACGVQENGLGEIVPISGSSGIWSDKIDKIKKKPL